A genomic region of Magnolia sinica isolate HGM2019 chromosome 6, MsV1, whole genome shotgun sequence contains the following coding sequences:
- the LOC131249313 gene encoding tRNA N(3)-methylcytidine methyltransferase trm141-like, with amino-acid sequence MIRIRSFHPSRSLRWPRSPSPINGQQRLISTVRLGLDKYERSASKHWNDFYKRHQSKFFKDRHYLEKDWGRFFSDESENCKSEKGKVVLEVGCGVGNTIFPLITAFPNLFIHACDFSPLAIKLVKEHGDFRADRVNAFVSDVTVDDLSKKISPSSVDVVTLIFALSAVSPKKMPFILQNIRKVLKPNGYVLLRDYANGDFAQEKLTGKDRLISENFYVRGDGTCAFYFTEDFLTTLFEMDGFSTVELSMYSKKIENRSRKIVMDRILQLGATLTSYHLLERCFRFAS; translated from the exons ATGATAAGGATCCGCAGCTTCCATCCCTCGCGTTCATTGCGGTGGCCACGCTCCCCATCTCCGATCAACGGTCAGCAGCGCTTGATCTCGACCGTCCGTTTGGGGCTAGATAAATACGAGCGGAGCGCCTCCAAGCACTGGAACGATTTCTACAAGCGCCACCAAAGCAAG TTCTTCAAGGACCGACACTACTTGGAGAAGGATTGGGGCCGCTTCTTCTCTGATGAGAGCGAAAACTGCAAATCTGAGAAAGGGAAGGTTGTATTAGAG GTTGGTTGCGGAGTTGGCAATACTATCTTTCCACTCATAACTGCATTTCCAAATCTTTTTATTCATGCCTGTGATTTTTCACCTCTCGCTATCAAACTTGTTAAG GAACATGGGGATTTCAGAGCTGACAGGGTGAATGCCTTTGTCTCTGACGTCACGGTGGATGATCTTAGCAAGAAAATTTCGCCGTCTTCAGTTGATGTTGTGACCCTG ATTTTTGCATTGTCTGCAGTTTCTCCCAAGAAGATGCCGTTCATATTGCAGAATATTAGAAAGGTTCTTAAG CCAAATGGCTATGTGCTTCTCCGAGATTATGCCAATGGAGACTTTGCTCAA GAAAAACTCACAGGCAAAGATCGACTGATCAGTGAGAATTTCTATGTTAGAGGTGACGGTACA TGTGCATTTTACTTCACTGAAGATTTCTTAACAACCTTGTTTGAGATGGATGGCTTCAGCACTGTAGAACTCAGCATGTACAGCAAGAAAATTGAGAATCGCTCGCGGAAAATAGTCATGGATCG GATCCTTCAACTAGGTGCCACGCTCACTTCGTATCATTTGTTGGAACGATGCTTCCGTTTTGCTTCTTAG